The segment TTTTAACAAAATAATTCACTCCCTCAGGAATTGTTAGAAATCATATCCTGGATTTTATGAATTCTCTTCAGATGTTCTTCATCTTTAAAACAGGCTCCAAAAGCTTTGGTTTCATATTCGCTTTTTTTATCTCGCCCTGAATTACAACTATAATTAATTACATCTTTGATTAGAGCTACCGCCTGTGAAGATTGTTCTGCAATTTCATGGGCCAGTTCCTTACTTGTTTCCAGTAAATCTCGTGGAGTAACAACCTTGTTAACAAGTCCTATCTCATAAGCCTGAGAAGCATCAAAGATTTCACCAGTAAACATAATTTCTTTTGCTCTCCCCACTCCTATTAATTCAGGTAAACGCTGAGTACCATCAAAACCTGGAACAATCCCAAGTCTTACTTCAGGCTGGCCAAATCTGGCTCTGGTACTTGCAACTCTAAGATCACAGGCAAGAGCCAACTCAAGTCCACCACCTAAAGCATAACCATTAATTGCTGCAATTACAACTTTTGGTGTTTTTTCAATTAAATTGCAAATCCGCTGGCCCTGTCTGGAAATTTCCTCTGCTCTTTCTGAATCCAGTTTTTCCAGCCAATCAATATCAGCACCAACAGTAAAGGCTTTTCTTCCTTTTCCCGTGATAATTATTGCCTCAACTTTTTCATCCTCTAATAATTCTTTTATTTTCTTTTCAAAAATATCCAGGAGACTTTGATTATAAGCATTTAATACTTCTGGCCGATTTAAATAGATTATGGCCAGAGGGGGAGTATACTCAATATCCACTAATAACTTAGCCATTATTATCCTCCTTAAGTTTAAAGAAATATATATTTAAAATTAATTATTTAAAGCAGCTTTAATAAAACTTACAAAAAGTGGATGAGGTCTATTAGGACGCGATTTAAATTCTGGATGAAACTGTACTCCGACAAACCAGGGATGATCTTCTAATTCAACAATTTCTACTAATTTTTCATCAGGGGATAAACCGGAGAAAATCATTCCTTTTTCATTTAGTTTATTGCGATATTCATTGTTAAATTCATACCTATGACGATGACGTTCATCAACACTTTCTTTTTTATAAGCTTTTTTAGAAATAGTGTTTTTAACTAGCTCACAGGGATATTTACCCAGACGCATTGTTCCACCTAAATCTTCAATTTCTTTTTGTTCAGGCATAATATCAATAACAGGATACGGTGTTGAGGGATCAAATTCAAAACTATTAGCTTCATTGAGATTTGCAGCATTTCTTGAAAATTCTATTACTGCACACTGCATACCAAGACAAATACCAAAGAAAGGAATATTATTTTCACGGGCATATTTTATAGAATTTATTTTGCCTTCAATACCACGATCACCAAATCCACCAGGTACCAAAATTGCATCCAGATCAGCTAAATGTTCTTCTGGATCTGAATCTTCAAGGTCTTCAGCATATATCAAATCAATTTCTACTTCTGCATCATTGGCAACTCCAGCATGATCAAGTGATTCATTAATACTTATATAGGCATCAGGTAATTCAACATATTTACCAACAATACCTACTTTTACTTTTTTATGTCTAACTTTCATATCTTCAATCATGGATTTCCATTTTTTTAGATCCGGTTTTTCAACTTCATTTTCCAATTCAAATTTTTCAATTACAATATCATCCAGTCTCTCATCTTTTAAAAAGAGGGGTATTTCATAAATATTATCTGCATCAGCCAGTTGAATAACTGCTTTTTTTTCTATATCACCAAATAAAGCAATTTTATCTTTAACTTCTTTGGTAAGATCACGATCTGAACGACAGACAACTGAATCAGGTTGAATTCCCAGACTGCGGAGTTCTTTAATACTATGCTGAGTTGGTTTAGTCTTTAATTCTCCAGCAGTTTTTAAATAAGGTACAAGAGTACAGTGTAGATAAAATATGTTTTTCTGTCCTAAATCACTTCTTAGCTGTCTGATTGCTTCTATAAAAGGAAGACTTTCGATATCTCCAACTGTACCTCCAATTTCAGTAATTACTACATCTGCTTCTGTTTCTTTTCCAACTTTGGTTATTCTATTCTTTATCTCATCTGTAATATGAGGTATAACCTGAACAGTGGCTCCTAGATATTCACCTTTTCTCTCTTTGCGAATAACAGAACCATATACCATACCGGTAGTAACATTGTTATTTTGACTTAAATTAGTATCAATAAAACGCTCATAATGACCAAGATCCAGATCAGTTTCTGCACCATCTTCAGTTACAAAAACCTCACCATGTTGATAGGGACTCATTGTCCCGGGATCCACATTAATATATGGATCAAATTTTTGAATACTGACATTAAGTCCACGACTTTTTAAAATCCGTCCAAGTGAGGCAGCAGTTATTCCTTTTCCGAGAGCAGAAACTACACCTCCAGTCACAAAAATATATTTCGACATTTTTCCTATTCAACCCCTTATTTATTATAATTAAATTAATATATTAAGAATTTTAAATCCTAAATAAATCCCAACAATTCCTGCAATTCCAGGTAATGCAGGTGGTGCGGGAATAGGTAAGTTGAAGAATGAGAAAACTGCTCCAACTAAAGAACCAGTTATAAGAGCTAATAAAGTATCACTCATAACTTAAACCTCCTTATTTTGTTGATTCCCTCGCCCACCCGTTCACCTTTAAAGATGAACAAAATTATTTTGATACTACATTTGATCCGGTGCACTTATTCCAAGTACATTTAATACATTACGTAATACCTGTCTTGCTGCTTTTACTAGATACACTCTTGCTTTTGATAATTCTTTATCATCAGTTATAACTCTACATTTATTATAAAATACATGGAATGCATTTGCCAAATCATAAGCATAATTTGCTACATGATGTGCTTCTTTTCTTTCTGCACTTAATTTTAACATTTCAGGATAATGAGCCATCATTTTCATAAGTTCCATTTCCGCTTCATGAGTAAGATTGCTTAAATCAACTTCAGAATCTAGATCAATATCTTCATCTAAATTTTCCATAATACTTTGGATTCTTGCATGAGCATACTGGATATAATAAACTGGATTATCAGTGTTTTCTTTTTTAGCAAGTTCTAAATCAAAATCAAAATGACTGTCTGTACTTCTCATTACATAGAAGTAACGGGCAGCATCTTTTCCTACTTCTTCCATAACTTCTCGCATAGTAACAAAGTTACCAGCTCTTTTGGACATTGGCACAGTTTCTCCATCACGAAGTAAGGTAACCATCTGGACAACAATTACTTCTAAAGTATCTTTTGGATAGCCAAAAGCCTGAATAGAAGCTTTGACTCTTGATATATATCCATGGTGATCTGCTCCCCAGATATTTATTAATTTATCATAACCTCTTTCCAGTTTGTTCAAATGATAGGCAATATCGGCAGCTAAGTAAGTTTTATTTCCATCAGATTTAACTACAACTCTGTCTTTATCATCACCAAATTCTGATGCCTTAAACCAAACTGCTTCATTTTCTCGATAAATATATCCTTTTTCTTCAAGTTTTTCAATAGCTTCATCAATCTTATTTTCGTCATGTAAATATCTTTCACTAAACCAGACATCAAAATCTATTTCAAATTCTTTAAGGTCCTTTTTGATTGTTTCTAAACAGCGATCATAGGCAAATTCTCTACAAAATACCAGTTGTTCATCTTCAGGAAGATCTAAAATTTCATCACCTTTTTCTTCCTTTATCTCTTCGGCAATATCTGTTATGTAATCTCCTACATAAGCTTCTTCAGGCATTTCTACATCCTGACCTAAAACCTGTTTATATCTAACTAGAGTAGATTTTCCTAAAACATCCATCTGATTTCCAGCATCATTAATATAATATTCTTTGTCAACCTCAAAACCAGTAGTTTTTAAAATTCTACTTAAAACATCTCCTACTACTGCT is part of the Halanaerobiales bacterium genome and harbors:
- a CDS encoding enoyl-CoA hydratase-related protein, whose product is MAKLLVDIEYTPPLAIIYLNRPEVLNAYNQSLLDIFEKKIKELLEDEKVEAIIITGKGRKAFTVGADIDWLEKLDSERAEEISRQGQRICNLIEKTPKVVIAAINGYALGGGLELALACDLRVASTRARFGQPEVRLGIVPGFDGTQRLPELIGVGRAKEIMFTGEIFDASQAYEIGLVNKVVTPRDLLETSKELAHEIAEQSSQAVALIKDVINYSCNSGRDKKSEYETKAFGACFKDEEHLKRIHKIQDMISNNS
- a CDS encoding CTP synthase translates to MSKYIFVTGGVVSALGKGITAASLGRILKSRGLNVSIQKFDPYINVDPGTMSPYQHGEVFVTEDGAETDLDLGHYERFIDTNLSQNNNVTTGMVYGSVIRKERKGEYLGATVQVIPHITDEIKNRITKVGKETEADVVITEIGGTVGDIESLPFIEAIRQLRSDLGQKNIFYLHCTLVPYLKTAGELKTKPTQHSIKELRSLGIQPDSVVCRSDRDLTKEVKDKIALFGDIEKKAVIQLADADNIYEIPLFLKDERLDDIVIEKFELENEVEKPDLKKWKSMIEDMKVRHKKVKVGIVGKYVELPDAYISINESLDHAGVANDAEVEIDLIYAEDLEDSDPEEHLADLDAILVPGGFGDRGIEGKINSIKYARENNIPFFGICLGMQCAVIEFSRNAANLNEANSFEFDPSTPYPVIDIMPEQKEIEDLGGTMRLGKYPCELVKNTISKKAYKKESVDERHRHRYEFNNEYRNKLNEKGMIFSGLSPDEKLVEIVELEDHPWFVGVQFHPEFKSRPNRPHPLFVSFIKAALNN
- a CDS encoding XapX domain-containing protein — protein: MSDTLLALITGSLVGAVFSFFNLPIPAPPALPGIAGIVGIYLGFKILNILI
- the argS gene encoding arginine--tRNA ligase, translated to MMTENMMAKVEKKLKENLKTALDKAVQEKGLELKEYPEIEVEIPREKEHGDYATNLAMVLASTFKTSPREVADILVDKFSSDLVEDIEIAGPGFINFTLDNSWLYDTVHKIIEDGKNYGETDFGQGEKVQIEFVSVNPTGPLHVGHSRGAVVGDVLSRILKTTGFEVDKEYYINDAGNQMDVLGKSTLVRYKQVLGQDVEMPEEAYVGDYITDIAEEIKEEKGDEILDLPEDEQLVFCREFAYDRCLETIKKDLKEFEIDFDVWFSERYLHDENKIDEAIEKLEEKGYIYRENEAVWFKASEFGDDKDRVVVKSDGNKTYLAADIAYHLNKLERGYDKLINIWGADHHGYISRVKASIQAFGYPKDTLEVIVVQMVTLLRDGETVPMSKRAGNFVTMREVMEEVGKDAARYFYVMRSTDSHFDFDLELAKKENTDNPVYYIQYAHARIQSIMENLDEDIDLDSEVDLSNLTHEAEMELMKMMAHYPEMLKLSAERKEAHHVANYAYDLANAFHVFYNKCRVITDDKELSKARVYLVKAARQVLRNVLNVLGISAPDQM